The following proteins are co-located in the Streptococcus downei MFe28 genome:
- the rnhC gene encoding ribonuclease HIII — MNTLVMKMGQGRTNSLMTELADYQIAINNPYVSFAAKYQETTVLVYTSGKIVFQGKRALKVAQRFGYQGDEALASETKSSNQGKIAQEKLSLIGSDEVGNGSYFGGLAVVASLVRPSDQALLRDLGVADSKVLNDRKIQQLAPILEEKIPHKALLLSPAKYNEVVGPGKAHNAVSVKVALHNQAIYLLLQEVPKPDKIVIDAFTSQNNYKKYLKGERNQFANPLTFEEKAEGKYLAVAVSSIIARNLFLENLKKLGEDLGYQLPSGAGAKSDKVASQLLAAYGMEGLRHCAKLHFANTKKAQKLLNH; from the coding sequence ATGAACACTCTCGTCATGAAAATGGGCCAAGGGCGGACAAATAGCCTGATGACCGAGTTAGCTGACTACCAAATAGCTATCAATAATCCCTACGTCAGCTTTGCGGCTAAGTACCAAGAGACAACTGTCCTCGTCTATACTTCTGGCAAGATTGTTTTTCAAGGCAAGAGAGCTCTAAAAGTCGCTCAAAGATTCGGCTACCAAGGCGATGAAGCTCTGGCTTCAGAGACTAAATCTAGCAATCAGGGCAAGATTGCTCAAGAAAAGTTGAGCCTGATTGGCTCTGACGAGGTGGGAAACGGCTCCTATTTTGGGGGCTTAGCCGTTGTCGCTAGTCTGGTTCGACCGAGTGACCAGGCCCTACTCAGAGACTTAGGGGTGGCGGATTCCAAGGTCCTAAACGACCGCAAAATCCAGCAACTTGCCCCTATTTTGGAGGAGAAAATTCCCCACAAGGCCCTGCTCCTATCGCCAGCCAAATACAATGAGGTGGTAGGCCCAGGCAAAGCCCACAATGCCGTATCGGTTAAGGTAGCTCTGCACAACCAGGCCATCTACCTGCTCCTGCAGGAAGTGCCTAAGCCTGACAAGATCGTCATTGATGCCTTCACCAGCCAAAACAACTATAAGAAGTACCTAAAAGGGGAGCGCAACCAGTTTGCCAACCCTCTAACCTTTGAAGAAAAGGCCGAAGGCAAGTATCTGGCGGTTGCCGTCAGTTCCATTATTGCCCGCAACCTCTTCCTAGAAAATCTCAAAAAGCTGGGAGAGGATTTGGGCTATCAGCTGCCCAGCGGAGCTGGTGCCAAATCTGACAAGGTGGCCAGTCAACTATTGGCGGCCTATGGCATGGAAGGGCTCAGGCACTGCGCCAAGCTCCACTTTGCCAATACCAAAAAAGCCCAAAAATTATTGAATCACTAA
- a CDS encoding acyl-CoA thioesterase — MKGFTHKVQYYETDRMGITHHSNYVRWMEEARVYFLDEVGLPYDKLEADGIISPVTAVDCHYKATSTFADVIAIDIRVSILKGAKLGFDYVMTNQDGQLVCQAHSEHSFLDKAGRFVALKKVYPDFYAKVQEMINQD, encoded by the coding sequence ATGAAAGGTTTTACGCACAAGGTTCAATACTATGAAACCGATCGGATGGGCATTACACATCATTCCAACTATGTCCGTTGGATGGAGGAGGCGCGTGTTTATTTTTTGGATGAGGTAGGTCTTCCTTATGATAAGTTAGAGGCTGATGGTATTATTTCGCCAGTTACTGCAGTAGATTGCCACTATAAAGCGACATCAACATTTGCAGATGTTATCGCTATTGATATTAGGGTTAGTATACTTAAGGGAGCCAAACTGGGATTTGACTATGTGATGACGAATCAAGATGGACAGCTGGTTTGTCAGGCACATTCGGAACATAGTTTTTTAGATAAGGCTGGACGGTTTGTTGCTCTCAAGAAGGTTTACCCTGACTTCTATGCGAAGGTCCAAGAAATGATCAACCAAGATTAA
- the recD2 gene encoding SF1B family DNA helicase RecD2, protein MTELYFSGTVERIIFENASNFFKILLLEIEETNAPDFDDFEIIITGTMADIMEGEDYTFWGQLTQHPKYGEQLKVSRYERAQLTSAGLIKYFSSDNFKGIGKKTAQRIVETYGDDNTIDKILAQPDKLEAISGLSKTNRANFLARLRANYGTEQILSKLAEFGLSNRQALDIYDSYKEETLDILQENPYRLVEDIKGIGFKIADNLAQQLGIESDSPQRFRAALVHSLTETSLERGDTYVEARDLLENAVTLLEEARQVELNPALVANELTNLIAEDKVQNIGTRIFDNTLYYAEEGIRNNLERILALPLEQDYSDKEIEAELAEIQDELGVHYDTIQKEAIIQALTSKVFLLTGGPGTGKTTVIKGLIKTYAQLKGIDLNKGDLPIILAAPTGRASRRMSELTGLPAATIHRHLGLTTDDSDFQTLDDYLDCDLIIIDEFSMVDAWLANQLLSAISSNTQVIIVGDSDQLPSVGPGQVLADLLKISSLPQVSLTKIFRQSEDSTIVTLASQIRQGQLPADFTAKKADRSYFEAQANHIPSLAQQIVSSAIRSGIEAQEIQILAPMYRGQAGITNLNTLMQELLNPLKEAGSQFLFNDLKFRKGDKVLHLINDAELNVFNGDIGRITDLIPGKYTESKQDEIWLDFDGSEVVYPRNEWHKITLAYAMSIHKSQGSEFQVVILPLTRQSGRMLQRNLIYTAITRSKSKLIMLGEVSAFDYAVRNQGTQRKTYLIQRFAQEAQDTESPQELAASEGASSLAFDNPAEKAVPDWSSASQTDLAPQATIVGADQRLASQSPEIKNPTTLKEPSEVAPETYRLTQANLLSIDPMIGLSQADIDRFFKNNSSSRR, encoded by the coding sequence ATGACAGAACTCTATTTTTCAGGAACTGTTGAACGCATTATTTTTGAAAATGCTAGTAACTTCTTTAAGATCCTCCTCCTAGAGATTGAGGAGACTAATGCTCCTGATTTCGACGATTTTGAAATCATCATCACGGGTACGATGGCCGACATCATGGAGGGAGAGGACTATACCTTCTGGGGCCAGTTGACCCAGCACCCCAAGTACGGCGAACAGTTGAAAGTCAGCCGATACGAACGCGCCCAGTTGACCTCGGCGGGCCTTATTAAGTATTTCTCTAGCGATAATTTTAAGGGGATTGGGAAAAAGACTGCCCAAAGAATTGTTGAGACCTATGGCGATGACAATACTATCGACAAAATCTTGGCCCAACCCGATAAGCTAGAAGCCATCTCTGGTCTTTCCAAGACCAATCGAGCAAATTTTCTAGCTCGGCTGAGGGCCAACTATGGAACCGAGCAAATTCTCTCAAAATTGGCTGAATTTGGCCTCAGTAACCGCCAGGCCCTGGACATCTATGATAGCTACAAGGAAGAGACTCTAGATATTCTCCAGGAGAATCCCTACCGTTTAGTCGAAGATATCAAGGGGATTGGCTTTAAGATTGCAGATAATCTGGCCCAGCAGTTAGGGATTGAGAGCGACTCCCCCCAACGCTTTCGGGCAGCCCTGGTTCATAGTCTGACCGAAACCTCCTTGGAAAGAGGCGATACCTATGTGGAAGCCCGTGACCTGTTGGAAAATGCCGTCACTCTCCTAGAAGAAGCTCGCCAGGTGGAATTGAACCCAGCCTTAGTGGCTAATGAATTGACCAACCTCATCGCTGAAGATAAGGTGCAGAACATAGGCACCCGTATCTTTGACAATACCCTCTACTATGCCGAAGAAGGCATTAGAAACAATCTGGAACGGATTCTGGCCCTACCTCTTGAGCAAGACTACTCAGACAAGGAAATTGAAGCTGAGCTAGCAGAGATTCAAGATGAGTTAGGTGTTCACTATGACACCATCCAAAAGGAAGCTATTATTCAAGCTCTGACCAGCAAAGTCTTTCTCCTGACAGGGGGACCTGGAACTGGTAAAACGACTGTCATCAAAGGTTTGATCAAGACCTATGCCCAGCTCAAGGGGATTGACCTTAATAAGGGCGACCTGCCTATCATCTTAGCTGCCCCTACTGGTCGGGCTAGTCGGCGGATGAGTGAGCTGACGGGGCTACCAGCCGCTACCATCCACCGCCACCTAGGCCTGACTACTGACGACAGCGATTTTCAGACACTGGATGACTATCTGGACTGTGATCTGATTATTATTGATGAATTTTCTATGGTCGATGCCTGGCTGGCCAATCAATTACTGAGCGCTATCTCCAGCAACACCCAGGTGATTATTGTGGGTGATAGCGACCAGCTACCTTCGGTGGGACCGGGACAGGTCTTGGCTGACCTTTTAAAGATCTCCAGCCTGCCCCAAGTCAGTCTGACAAAAATCTTCCGCCAGTCAGAAGATTCCACCATTGTCACCTTGGCTAGTCAAATTCGTCAGGGGCAACTGCCTGCAGATTTCACCGCCAAGAAGGCTGACCGCTCCTACTTTGAAGCCCAGGCCAACCACATTCCCAGCCTGGCCCAACAAATTGTCAGCTCAGCCATTCGTAGCGGAATAGAGGCACAGGAAATCCAAATTCTGGCCCCTATGTACCGTGGCCAAGCAGGCATTACCAACCTCAACACTCTGATGCAAGAGCTCCTCAATCCCCTAAAAGAAGCTGGTAGCCAATTTCTCTTTAATGACCTCAAGTTTCGAAAGGGCGATAAGGTCCTCCACCTGATTAACGACGCCGAGCTCAATGTTTTCAACGGAGATATCGGTCGTATCACCGACCTGATTCCTGGCAAATATACTGAGAGCAAGCAGGATGAAATCTGGCTGGACTTTGATGGTAGCGAAGTGGTTTATCCTCGCAATGAATGGCATAAAATCACCCTGGCCTATGCCATGTCCATCCATAAATCTCAAGGGAGTGAATTTCAGGTGGTCATTTTACCCCTGACCCGCCAGAGCGGTCGCATGCTCCAACGCAATCTAATCTACACAGCCATCACCCGCTCCAAGAGCAAATTGATTATGCTTGGGGAGGTCTCTGCTTTTGATTATGCTGTTAGAAATCAAGGGACCCAACGAAAAACCTACCTCATTCAACGCTTTGCTCAAGAAGCCCAGGATACTGAAAGTCCGCAAGAACTAGCAGCAAGCGAAGGAGCCAGCTCTCTAGCTTTTGATAATCCGGCAGAGAAAGCTGTTCCTGATTGGTCATCGGCCAGCCAGACTGACCTGGCCCCTCAAGCAACTATCGTCGGGGCGGACCAAAGGCTGGCCAGTCAAAGCCCTGAAATTAAGAATCCTACAACACTCAAAGAACCTTCCGAAGTGGCGCCAGAGACCTACCGCCTAACCCAAGCCAATCTACTGAGTATTGACCCCATGATTGGTCTTAGTCAGGCCGATATTGACCGCTTTTTTAAGAACAACTCATCATCTAGGAGATAA
- a CDS encoding CvpA family protein — MVSLIILLLLAWNFYLGYSRGLFLQAFYLFGSLVAIVVAGLFKAGLAQALNLWVPYANPTQGGKMAFFTTENVFGLNRLYYAGVAFLIIYLAVYLVFRFLGVFAHAFEVSRLEELAYQRTIAGGLAVLITAFGLALFFTLLATVPMTGLQNFLADNWLVKCLIMIFPKFLFE; from the coding sequence ATGGTTTCTCTGATTATTCTCCTCCTTTTGGCTTGGAATTTTTACCTTGGCTATAGCCGAGGCCTTTTTTTGCAGGCCTTTTACCTGTTTGGAAGTCTGGTGGCTATTGTGGTTGCTGGCCTTTTTAAAGCTGGTCTGGCTCAGGCTCTCAACCTCTGGGTGCCCTATGCCAATCCCACTCAAGGGGGTAAGATGGCCTTCTTCACCACGGAGAATGTTTTTGGCCTCAATCGCCTTTATTATGCTGGTGTTGCCTTTCTCATCATTTACTTGGCGGTTTACCTAGTTTTTCGTTTTTTAGGGGTCTTCGCCCATGCCTTTGAAGTTTCACGCTTGGAGGAATTGGCCTACCAAAGAACCATTGCTGGCGGTCTGGCCGTCTTGATAACAGCCTTTGGCTTGGCTTTGTTTTTCACCCTTCTAGCCACCGTTCCCATGACTGGCCTACAAAATTTTCTGGCCGATAACTGGCTGGTCAAATGCTTGATTATGATTTTCCCCAAGTTTTTGTTTGAGTAA
- a CDS encoding endonuclease MutS2, which yields MNTKIMEALEFAKVKNQFEPYLQTEIAQEELRDLLPDTNREKIERAFAEIADMEAIFVEYHGFSIGSIKSLAEPLRRLELEADLNVDELLAIKKVLQVSAEVGRFYENLENVQLTALQRLFENLEAFPKLQGSLQAINDGGFIEDFASPSLGKIRQRIHQGEDQVRQILQNLVKSKSDMLAENLIASRNGRSVLPVRNTYRNKIAGVVHDISASGTTVYIEPRAVVQLNEDITQARADERHELHRILRELSDLLRPHTQTIRNNAWLIGHLDVVRAKYLYMQEYQASLPSLSEDKTVNLLNVRHPLLINPIANDLHFSKNLSVIVITGPNTGGKTIMLKTLGLSQIMAQSGLPILADPGSKVAIFKEIFADIGDEQSIEQSLSTFSSHMGHIVDILKRADEQSLVLLDELGAGTDPQEGASLAMAILGHLRLSDIKTMATTHYPELKAYGIETAHVQNASMAFDIDSLRPTYHFMQGVPGRSNAFEIARRLGLAKVIVDDAEQMTNRESDTNVIIEQLEAQTAESRKRLDHIRDVEQENLKFNRAVKKLYNEFSHAYDKELAKAQAEIRQLVSQATDESNQILKHLKDRSQLKPHEVIEAKGKLKKLAPSEDLSKNKVLRKAKKQKAARAPKVGDDVIVIAYGQRGTLINQLKDGRWEAQVGLIKMTLKEAEFNLVKHQESQKARKKKQVNVVKRSASTGPHARLDLRGKRYEEAMQELDDFIDQALLNNMAQVDIIHGIGTGVIREGVTKYLRSHRHVKSFGYAPQNAGGSGCTIANLG from the coding sequence ATGAATACAAAAATCATGGAAGCCTTGGAATTTGCCAAGGTTAAAAATCAATTTGAGCCCTATTTACAGACAGAAATTGCTCAAGAAGAGTTGCGAGACCTTCTACCAGATACCAATCGGGAAAAGATTGAGCGAGCCTTCGCAGAAATTGCTGATATGGAGGCTATTTTTGTCGAGTATCATGGCTTTTCTATTGGCTCTATCAAGAGCCTGGCTGAACCCCTGCGCCGTCTGGAGTTGGAGGCCGACCTCAATGTGGATGAGCTTTTGGCCATCAAGAAGGTCTTACAGGTCTCGGCAGAAGTCGGTCGCTTCTATGAGAATCTGGAAAATGTCCAGCTGACAGCGCTCCAGCGACTCTTTGAAAATCTGGAGGCCTTTCCCAAATTACAGGGCAGTCTCCAGGCCATCAATGATGGTGGTTTTATTGAAGATTTTGCCAGTCCCAGCTTGGGCAAGATTCGTCAGCGAATTCACCAAGGTGAGGATCAGGTTCGCCAGATCCTCCAGAACTTGGTCAAATCCAAGTCGGATATGTTGGCGGAGAATCTGATTGCCAGCCGTAACGGTCGGTCGGTTTTACCTGTTCGCAATACCTATCGCAATAAGATAGCTGGAGTAGTCCACGATATTTCGGCTTCGGGGACGACGGTTTATATCGAGCCCCGGGCTGTGGTGCAGCTCAATGAAGATATCACTCAGGCCAGAGCGGATGAGCGGCATGAATTGCATCGGATTTTGCGGGAGTTATCAGACTTACTTCGCCCCCATACCCAGACTATCCGTAACAATGCTTGGCTGATTGGGCATTTGGATGTCGTGCGGGCTAAATACCTCTACATGCAGGAATATCAGGCCAGTTTGCCCAGTCTGTCAGAGGATAAGACAGTCAACTTGCTCAATGTTCGTCATCCTTTGTTAATAAATCCTATTGCCAATGATCTTCATTTTTCTAAAAATCTCTCTGTTATTGTTATTACCGGACCCAATACGGGCGGTAAGACCATCATGCTTAAGACCTTGGGTTTGAGTCAAATCATGGCTCAGTCAGGTTTACCAATTCTAGCAGATCCAGGAAGCAAGGTAGCTATCTTCAAGGAAATTTTTGCGGATATCGGCGATGAGCAGTCCATCGAACAGAGCCTGTCGACCTTCTCCAGTCACATGGGGCACATTGTTGATATTTTGAAGCGGGCTGATGAACAGAGTCTTGTCCTGCTCGACGAATTGGGAGCAGGGACTGATCCGCAGGAAGGTGCCAGTTTGGCCATGGCCATTTTAGGACACTTGCGTCTCAGCGATATCAAAACTATGGCTACGACCCACTATCCTGAGCTTAAAGCTTACGGAATTGAAACCGCACACGTTCAGAATGCCAGTATGGCATTTGATATAGACAGTCTCAGGCCAACTTACCATTTTATGCAGGGCGTTCCGGGGCGTTCCAATGCCTTTGAAATTGCTAGACGTCTGGGCCTGGCTAAGGTTATCGTGGATGATGCTGAACAGATGACTAATCGCGAGAGTGATACCAATGTTATTATTGAGCAGCTGGAAGCGCAAACTGCTGAGAGCCGTAAGCGATTGGATCATATTCGTGATGTTGAACAGGAAAATCTTAAGTTTAACCGAGCCGTCAAGAAGCTCTATAATGAGTTTTCGCATGCTTATGACAAGGAATTGGCTAAGGCGCAGGCTGAGATTCGTCAGCTGGTGTCTCAGGCGACGGACGAGAGTAACCAAATCCTTAAACATCTTAAGGATCGTTCGCAGCTTAAACCGCATGAAGTGATTGAGGCTAAAGGCAAACTTAAGAAATTGGCTCCTAGTGAAGACCTTTCTAAAAATAAGGTTTTGCGTAAGGCTAAAAAGCAAAAGGCAGCACGTGCGCCTAAAGTAGGGGACGATGTCATTGTTATCGCCTACGGTCAGCGTGGGACCCTCATCAATCAGCTCAAGGATGGTCGCTGGGAGGCTCAGGTTGGTCTGATTAAAATGACCCTAAAGGAAGCTGAGTTCAATCTAGTGAAACATCAGGAAAGTCAGAAGGCCCGTAAGAAAAAACAAGTTAATGTTGTCAAAAGGTCCGCAAGCACGGGACCGCACGCCCGTTTGGATCTCCGAGGTAAGCGCTATGAAGAGGCTATGCAGGAACTGGATGACTTTATTGATCAGGCTCTGCTCAATAATATGGCTCAGGTTGATATTATTCATGGCATCGGTACCGGTGTCATCCGTGAAGGTGTGACCAAGTATCTGCGCAGCCATCGTCATGTCAAGAGCTTTGGCTATGCCCCTCAAAATGCAGGTGGTTCGGGCTGTACCATTGCTAACTTAGGCTAA
- a CDS encoding Cof-type HAD-IIB family hydrolase, with product MIKLIAVDMDGTLLNNQKQLPQENIEALQKASQAGCDVVLCTGRCQSGVEPYARELGLGQDNEFAILNNGCSTFTLKDWALVDYVTLSNQEVKELLDRVADYDDIYLTLTEQERFLVFANQVPEIVAYDASLIFTQAQTISWSDFQAGHGRIFQAMIMGDSAALDRFHDENFPYFDQHFSHVRSQHYIVEALPKGTTKASGLKALAQQLGIDRSEIMALGDAANDLEMLKFAGHSVAMANAAASVKAVCNYQTASNDQAGVAQAIYEYVLD from the coding sequence ATGATCAAACTTATTGCTGTTGATATGGACGGTACTCTTTTAAACAATCAGAAACAACTGCCTCAGGAAAACATTGAGGCCCTTCAGAAAGCTAGCCAAGCCGGTTGCGATGTTGTACTTTGTACAGGTCGCTGTCAGTCTGGTGTGGAACCTTATGCAAGGGAGTTGGGCTTGGGACAAGACAATGAATTTGCAATTTTAAACAATGGCTGCTCAACCTTTACGCTTAAGGATTGGGCCTTAGTTGATTACGTGACCCTGAGTAATCAGGAAGTCAAGGAACTATTGGATAGGGTCGCCGATTATGATGATATCTATTTAACCTTGACGGAGCAGGAACGCTTTTTGGTCTTTGCAAATCAGGTGCCCGAGATTGTCGCCTATGATGCTAGTTTAATTTTCACTCAGGCTCAGACCATTTCTTGGTCGGATTTTCAGGCGGGGCATGGCCGAATTTTCCAGGCGATGATTATGGGAGATAGTGCTGCTTTAGACCGTTTTCATGACGAAAATTTTCCTTATTTTGATCAACATTTTTCCCATGTTCGCAGCCAGCACTATATTGTTGAAGCGCTCCCTAAGGGAACAACCAAGGCTTCTGGACTCAAGGCATTGGCCCAGCAACTGGGAATCGATCGCTCTGAAATAATGGCTCTAGGCGATGCTGCTAACGACTTAGAAATGCTGAAATTTGCCGGCCACAGTGTGGCTATGGCCAACGCAGCAGCCAGCGTGAAAGCAGTTTGTAATTACCAGACGGCCAGCAATGACCAAGCAGGCGTCGCCCAAGCTATTTATGAGTATGTATTAGATTAA
- the lepB gene encoding signal peptidase I → MSATTTKKKNINYYDSPFLYFMKEWGLYIAVFAIILLSRIFIWTTSIVDGHSMDPTLAGKQRLFVVKTAKIDRFDIVVAKENENGKSKQIVKRVIGLPGDTITYDHDKLTVNGKEVNEPYLNSYQAKFVKDKLQSTYTYNDYFQQLAKSAQSFTVDKDGNASFTVTVPKGQYFLLGDDRIVSKDSRAVGTFKDSNIVGEVKFRFWPLDKIGNPE, encoded by the coding sequence ATGTCTGCTACTACAACCAAGAAAAAAAACATTAACTACTACGACTCCCCTTTTCTCTATTTTATGAAAGAATGGGGTCTTTATATCGCCGTCTTCGCCATCATTTTACTCAGTCGCATCTTCATTTGGACCACATCAATTGTCGATGGGCATTCCATGGATCCGACCCTGGCCGGCAAACAAAGACTATTTGTTGTCAAGACGGCCAAGATTGATCGCTTCGATATTGTCGTTGCCAAGGAAAATGAAAATGGCAAAAGCAAACAAATCGTCAAGCGTGTCATTGGCCTGCCTGGCGATACCATTACTTACGACCATGACAAACTGACCGTTAACGGCAAGGAGGTCAACGAGCCCTACCTCAATTCCTACCAAGCTAAATTTGTCAAGGATAAGCTCCAGTCTACCTATACCTATAATGACTACTTCCAACAGCTAGCTAAATCAGCTCAATCTTTCACCGTTGATAAGGATGGCAATGCTAGCTTTACTGTTACGGTGCCCAAGGGCCAGTACTTCCTCCTAGGGGATGACCGAATTGTTTCCAAGGATAGTCGGGCCGTCGGAACCTTTAAAGACAGTAACATTGTTGGCGAGGTGAAATTCCGCTTCTGGCCTCTTGATAAAATCGGTAATCCAGAATAA